The genomic interval AGTCAAAGCCAGCCGCACCGAGTCCTCCAGTTTTGGAGGGCTTGCTGTCTTTCATCGGCACATCTTCATCACTGTCCGAgccttcctcgtcactgtcatcttccagatcgaGTCCTCCCATAGAcacatcgtcatcatcatcatcctcatcttcgtcgtcgctgtcTCCGACCTTGAcaccgccaaggccgtcaaTGCTcacaccatcttcttcgtcctcgctgccattctcctcgtccgctTCATCTTGGAAGTGGGAGGCTTTGAGCGAGAACGAGATCTTGTTCTGCTCGCGATCAATCTTAATGATCTTGGCTTTCACGGCGTCGCCTTCGTCATACAAGGTCCGGGCATCTTCAACACGCTTCTCAGCCATTTCGCTGCGGTGGCAGAGACCGCTGATGTTAGCGGAGCGGTCAATGACAATGAATGCGCCGAATTCCTCGACCTTGCGGATTTTGCCCGTCACCACCTGGCCCACCTTGAGGTCTCCAACCCGCACCGGAGTCTTGTAGTTGGGATCCAGAGCAGACTCCTTCAGAGTGATCTGCAGCTTGCTCTGCTCTGGGTTAACCAGAGTGACCCGGCCCTTGACCAGCTGGTCCACCTGGAAGGAATCCTTCCATTCCTTGAGATATGAGTCCGAAAGCTCGGACACACGAACGTAGGCAGTCAAGTCGTTGCCCACGGTAACAAAAAGACCAGAGTCTGCAATCTTCTTGACGAAGCCTCTGACGATATCGTTGGCTTTCAGTTCCTTCAAGGAGGTGATTTCGCGGTCCTGGACTGGCATCGACGAGCTGAGAACCTTGGAAGGCCGGAGAGACAAGgcaatcttcttgctggaGCTGTCAACGGCAACCACACAAGCGCGAAGCACCTCGTTCTTGTGGTAGACAGTCGGGTTGGCCTTGGAGTAGTCGTCGGCCAGGTCAACCATGTTGACGGCACCGACAAGTCCCTCGCCGAGCTGCATGAGCACATGGCGCTCGGTGACCTTGGTCACTCTTCCAGGCAAGATCATACCGGCGGAGATATCTCCGAAGGCGAGCTTGTCGAAGCCCTGGCGGGCGGAAAGATCAAGGTGGCCCTTTTCAGGGTTAACAGCAGTAACTTGGACCTTGAGTGCAGATCCAATGGGGAAGTTCTTCTCCACATCCGTCAACAGAGACAGGTCATCCGATGCATCCATGAAACGAAGTCTGCCCCGCACGTTGGGGGTAAGGTTGATCCAGAGACAGTCATCGGCAACATTATTGACGAAGCCCATCCAGGACGAGCCGACTTGAACTTGCTCCAGGTTCAGCGGAGCTGGATTGGCTGCTTTCAGGAAGCTCGGCTTGAGCGTGAGCTCGAACACTGGGTATTTACCGGTGCGATGGCTGACAGGCAAGAACTTGTGGTTGCGAGCATCGTGAATGCCCAGGATCCGGGCAGAGAGTTCCTGCTTGGGACGGAAGAATCGAAGAGGCTGCTTCCGATCCTTGAGATCCTCCCAGTTGTCGAAGATTTCGGAAACGTCAATCCGACCTTGGATGTTGTCTGCCAATTGGACGTTGACCTGGGTGGCCTTGACGGATGCAATCTTGCACTTGACGATCCGCCCGAAAGTGAAGTCGGATAGGGCCTTGATATTGTCGTCAACGGGGTTTGCGACGACATCATCGGTAGGCGCAGCCTTTTGCTTAGGGCCTGCACGAGTTGCCCCAACAGGCTTCATGCTCAGAATGAAACGCTGCAAGTCAAGTTCCACAGAGTGGACTGTCACAGAGACAGTTTGTCCCTTCGACAAACCGAACTCGGGTTGCGAGAGGTTGGCATCTTCAATAAGACGCTTCGGGACCAAACCATTGAGCTCACCGAGGAACTCGACAAACACACCAGCGGGAGTGATATTCCGGACAAAACCCGTGACAGTAGAACCCTCCTGTAGTTGATCAAACTGGCTGGGCATGGTCTTGCCCTTGGAGGCCTTCTTCAGGCTGACTCTGCCGGACACTCTGATGAGACGGCGGGAACGCTGGATATCGAGAACCAGAAGATCGTTCATCTTTTGTCCAACTCGAATCTTGGAAAGAGTTGAGCTCTGCTTGGACGGAGACCCATCGATGATATGCTGCGCGTCCAGACGAGCGACCAGCCCTGAGTCGTCGAGCTTAAGCAGGACGTCATCGCTGGACTTTTCAAACACTGTCCCGGTAACGAGCAGACCAGGATGGATATCTTCAAAGGCCTTGCGGTACTTCTCAGTAAATGTCGAGGGATCCTTACACGACACAGTCAGTCTGCCCTTTGATGCGTCTACACTGAGTGCGTGAACGTTGACCACTTGACCCAGTTTGAAATGCTGGGCTGGATCCTTGATGTAAGCCTCGCTCATCTCCGACACGGGCAGGAAGCCGCGAATAGTGCCGTAGAATTGGACAACAGCACCGTGTGTCTGAAGGTTGACGATAGTTCCAGGGGATTGAGACCCAGCAACAATGCCTTCGTAGTCCTTCCAGATGGCAGACTCGCTGTTGAGCAAGCTCTTCTTCAAGGTCAAGCGAATCTGGCGCTTCTCCAGGTTGACTGACAAAATCCTGGCCGAGATTTTCATGCCGTCGCggaacttcttctccgggAATTGAAGCTGGGTATCTGCAAAGTGCATAGAAGGCACAAGACCGCTAATCCCATCCGCCAGACCAACAATCAATCCATCCATTCCCGTAGGACCAATCAGGATCTTCTCTACCTTTCCTTTCACAGTCGCGCCAACGGTGACATCCTCAATTCGAAGGAAGGGCTGTTCGATGATAGTCTTCTCGAATGACAGGAGGTAGAGGTTATCGAGCATGTTGTACCCGACGATTCTGGCCTCATGGGAAGACCCAACGCTGTACGGGCCCGACTCAGCGGAGATAGAGTCGACCTTGCCGTCCGATAGCCTAGAAATGTGGACAAAACCGAGGTGACCCGTTTTATCAAGCTGAACATAGACACCCAGACCGGAGTCGACCTTAACAACCTTGGCCTCGGAAACGATTGCTGAGATAGCTGGTGCATCACCGGACGAACCAGGGCCAAGCGCATCGGACGACAGCTTGAGAACGTGGTCCAGCATTGAAAACCCAACCTTGAATGGTTCCGCGGATGGGAAAGTCGAAACAATGCGGGCCTTCAGCTTAGCACCAATTttgaacttcttctccaaaTCATCCTTGCCCGCGTTGGCGCCAGAGTGAACCAAGTCCACCGTGGTGTCCAGCATACCCATGATCTTCCCGGCCATTCCATGAGACGTAACCTCAGTCAAAAGAATCTCGGCAGCAAcacctggaagaaaagaagtGATGGTAGGGGAGGAGCTGAGGTAGTGAGATTTTTTGATCGAGGCGGAAGATTGGAGATTGGCAGACAGTTTGACAACATTGCCACTAGTGTTCTGGCCTGTGATCATACACAAGAACACGGATCCTTCCTTGATGCTCGAATACTCAATGCGAGGGTCGACTTCCTTGGAGGACATGAAGCCCTTCAAGTCGGAGCCTTCGATACCAAGGTCCATGATCAGGCCGTGGTCCTCCACGCTGACGACGGATGCTTGGACAGCGGAGTTTGCAACCAGGTCGGATTTGGAGAGACCCGTGTTGGCTTGTCTGGGATCAACCGACAGTTCAATGCGTTTCTTGCTTTTGCCGCTAGTCTCATTGGTGTTGCTACCGGCGGACACCACGAATGCTCGTAAAAATTGACCCAGGTAGAAATAGTCCTTCAGCTCCAAGGAATCCTCATCCGagctttcttcctcgtcatcgccctcctcgtcgttaagcatcttctcaatcttcTGTTCGATGCCCTTCGAGACCGCGGTGAGAGGGATGTAGCCAGTGAGATTGTTGGGAAGGGACAGGGCGATATCGTGGGCATTTATACTCGACACCTGACCAAGGATCATAGATCCGGGCACAATGCGCTgtgaaaagaaaagaaaagtaaGCATGGCTAGTCCAGACTGCCTGCCATTGGAAACAAAATTCTCATACCTTGAAGGTCAGACCCTCGATACGGACATCCTCCTTCTCAGCGGGTTCCCGGTCGGCatccttctttccctttgtcttcttcttccgcgacTTTTTCGTAGTAGGCGCAGTATCATCTGCGTCTTCCATTTCAacgtcgtcctcgtcactATCTTCGAGTGCACCGGCTGGTTTCTTCGGTCCTTTCGGTCCCTTCTGTTCAAACAAAACATCCTTGGTCGCCTGGATCTGGATTTGCTTGCGCTCCAATGGCGTCAGAACgctgccaccaccacgggGAAATGATGGTTCATCCTCCCGTAGCACAGACAGTTCCGAAGCTTTCGGGGCCGGGgcatctttttctttcttctgaTCCTTTTTGCGCTCATCTGCTCCCACTTTAGCGCGCTTCTGGGGCTGACGAGTAGCCGTTTCCTCGGGGGCATTCCCCTTCCGCTTAATCGGCGCCATAATGAACAGGCGAGGCCGATGCGTGGATTGTCTTGACGGACcaaagtaaaaaaaaaaaaaaaaatgaaaatCGAAAATCTGCCGGTCCGATGAGCGGGTGGGCGGTGAGCCAAGCGGTAGGTAGATATTTGCGCGATGGCCGGTCCGCGCCTTAATTGGCCCTTCCCGCGTCAAGACACGAACACGCCCTGGACTCGCGACGTGCTGCAACTCCGCCCTGCTGGTCGTGtccctttttttccctctcacCCCATGCATCCCACCTCCAGTCACTCTTTGTCGCTTTGAGGCTCACCATGGACCTGGTTTCCGGTCTTCCAGAAGTACCACGCTCTGAGCCTATCCTCCCTCCGTCCCAGGAGctcccatcatccccgcCCTCCGTAGTTTCCGATGCTGGTACTCGACGGAAGCTCAGGAAACCACCCCCGGTCACCCCCCGGTCCTTTAGGAAGTTCTTTACTCCACGGTCTCTGCTGAACAGTGGCAATAATGCCAGCAGCGTCAAGACCAATCGCCAAGCCTTGAGAACACTGAATTCGCCCGCAGTCAACCGTTTGGGTCCAGCATTTACTAGAACGTCCAAGGCCGGCAGTACTAGGAGCCCCCAGCATGGCGTGCCAGATTTGCCACGGACTCCTaacaggaaaagaaagcatTCGTTCTCCTCGACGGCCTCTCCTCTGCAGTCGTCGCCCTTGAAGAAAGTTCGTCTGATCTCCCCAACGGGAGATGAGAATGAACATAAGGCTTTAATTCCAGACTTGGGTGTAGCTTCTCGAGGCCGTCAACTGGTTCAAACCCCTCCAAGCCCTCCCAAGCTTCCTCGGCCTGTTTCGCCTGTTAGCCGATCGCGAGCATTGCAGACATCCGGTGCCCTGTTTATGCGAAGTATGCTAGGCGCACGCGCGAACCGGGTGACCATACGATCCAACTCTGGAGCTGGTTGGTGTCCAATTCAATCCACATTACCGATCTCAATctcaccttcttccaggCTGGCAAGATTTAACCTCGAATTTCCACTCGCGACCGGAAGATCGTCATTCGTGCGCGAGCTATGCGAACGAGGGATCGCTGGCCCTCCCATTTTGCAATGCTTCATGCAATAGTAAGTTTTTGTCAGCCCCGTTTTCTATGACTGGCTGTTGACATTGATACCAGCCAATTCGCTGGTTGCAGTGGGTGATGAGGAAGGCGGCATTCGGTTGTTAGATTCATCCAAAGATGATCAACGCGGCTTTTCTGAGGCGTACCTGGGCTTTCGTCCTCACATGAATTCAGTCATGGACCTTGAATTCTCGTCGGATGATATGCTGTTGGCCACCGCCTCCGGAGATCAAACATCTTTGGTCATTGATATGACCACGCAACAACCTATTTACTGCTTATCGAACCATGTCTCGTCGGTGAAACGGGTCCAGTTCCAGCCGGCTGCAAACAACAAAGTTCTTGCGACATGCAGCCGGGACGGGAATGTCAACATCTGGGACCTTCGTTGCAAAGGGGTTGAGCGACCTTCGTTGCAAGTCCAGTGCTCCCTGGAATCTGAGGGTGATCATTCTGCTCTGGCCACAGCTCCAAAAGTGACCTATCCTCATGTCCTGAATACGATCCATGGAGCCCACTCCTATTCCACTCCCCAGAATCTGACCTTGGACAAAAATGACCCGCCTCCGTTTGGCCGCTCTGATATCACGGTCACTTCTCTGGCCTTTCTGCCTTCTGGCCGTGAAAACCTCTTTGTTACTGCGTCAGAGGCCAGTGCGAGTGTGAGGCTGTGGGATTTGCGAACGGCGCATAACAACCGACGCGGTCGACCCGTTCTTCCTCTGTCTACCTCTCGAGAGCCGGACAGTCATGTCAAATACCGTCGGTTTGGTCTTACTTCGATGGCATTCGGTGGCGATGGCGCGAGACTGTACACACTTTGTCGTGATGGCACAGTTTATGCATACGCGACTTCGCATCTGGTGCTGGGACATGCACCTGAGCTCTCATTAAACAACAACCGTC from Penicillium psychrofluorescens genome assembly, chromosome: 5 carries:
- a CDS encoding uncharacterized protein (ID:PFLUO_007602-T1.cds;~source:funannotate) — encoded protein: MRSMLGARANRVTIRSNSGAGWQDLTSNFHSRPEDRHSCASYANEGSLALPFCNASCNTNSLVAVGDEEGGIRLLDSSKDDQRGFSEAYLGFRPHMNSVMDLEFSSDDMLLATASGDQTSLVIDMTTQQPIYCLSNHVSSVKRVQFQPAANNKVLATCSRDGNVNIWDLRCKGVERPSLQVQCSLESEGDHSALATAPKVTYPHVLNTIHGAHSYSTPQNLTLDKNDPPPFGRSDITVTSLAFLPSGRENLFVTASEASASVRLWDLRTAHNNRRGRPVLPLSTSREPDSHVKYRRFGLTSMAFGGDGARLYTLCRDGTVYAYATSHLVLGHAPELSLNNNRPRRTGGADKDGLGPLYGFRHPRLQVSSFYVKLAMRKAANDRPEMLAVGSSDHCAMLFPTDERYLDSPVQKPEDDLPRQPSLFSTRSGLRRTNSGVGLSGRLEDTIPIYQSGTPLVEGHQKEVTGASWTVDGELITVSDDYSARCWREGPEARELRTNGEGEGRRWQCGWAATVDPYDDEDE
- a CDS encoding uncharacterized protein (ID:PFLUO_007601-T1.cds;~source:funannotate), which produces MAPIKRKGNAPEETATRQPQKRAKVGADERKKDQKKEKDAPAPKASELSVLREDEPSFPRGGGSVLTPLERKQIQIQATKDVLFEQKGPKGPKKPAGALEDSDEDDVEMEDADDTAPTTKKSRKKKTKGKKDADREPAEKEDVRIEGLTFKRIVPGSMILGQVSSINAHDIALSLPNNLTGYIPLTAVSKGIEQKIEKMLNDEEGDDEEESSDEDSLELKDYFYLGQFLRAFVVSAGSNTNETSGKSKKRIELSVDPRQANTGLSKSDLVANSAVQASVVSVEDHGLIMDLGIEGSDLKGFMSSKEVDPRIEYSSIKEGSVFLCMITGQNTSGNVVKLSANLQSSASIKKSHYLSSSPTITSFLPGVAAEILLTEVTSHGMAGKIMGMLDTTVDLVHSGANAGKDDLEKKFKIGAKLKARIVSTFPSAEPFKVGFSMLDHVLKLSSDALGPGSSGDAPAISAIVSEAKVVKVDSGLGVYVQLDKTGHLGFVHISRLSDGKVDSISAESGPYSVGSSHEARIVGYNMLDNLYLLSFEKTIIEQPFLRIEDVTVGATVKGKVEKILIGPTGMDGLIVGLADGISGLVPSMHFADTQLQFPEKKFRDGMKISARILSVNLEKRQIRLTLKKSLLNSESAIWKDYEGIVAGSQSPGTIVNLQTHGAVVQFYGTIRGFLPVSEMSEAYIKDPAQHFKLGQVVNVHALSVDASKGRLTVSCKDPSTFTEKYRKAFEDIHPGLLVTGTVFEKSSDDVLLKLDDSGLVARLDAQHIIDGSPSKQSSTLSKIRVGQKMNDLLVLDIQRSRRLIRVSGRVSLKKASKGKTMPSQFDQLQEGSTVTGFVRNITPAGVFVEFLGELNGLVPKRLIEDANLSQPEFGLSKGQTVSVTVHSVELDLQRFILSMKPVGATRAGPKQKAAPTDDVVANPVDDNIKALSDFTFGRIVKCKIASVKATQVNVQLADNIQGRIDVSEIFDNWEDLKDRKQPLRFFRPKQELSARILGIHDARNHKFLPVSHRTGKYPVFELTLKPSFLKAANPAPLNLEQVQVGSSWMGFVNNVADDCLWINLTPNVRGRLRFMDASDDLSLLTDVEKNFPIGSALKVQVTAVNPEKGHLDLSARQGFDKLAFGDISAGMILPGRVTKVTERHVLMQLGEGLVGAVNMVDLADDYSKANPTVYHKNEVLRACVVAVDSSSKKIALSLRPSKVLSSSMPVQDREITSLKELKANDIVRGFVKKIADSGLFVTVGNDLTAYVRVSELSDSYLKEWKDSFQVDQLVKGRVTLVNPEQSKLQITLKESALDPNYKTPVRVGDLKVGQVVTGKIRKVEEFGAFIVIDRSANISGLCHRSEMAEKRVEDARTLYDEGDAVKAKIIKIDREQNKISFSLKASHFQDEADEENGSEDEEDGVSIDGLGGVKVGDSDDEDEDDDDDDVSMGGLDLEDDSDEEGSDSDEDVPMKDSKPSKTGGLGAAGFDWSGNVQNDEAQAAASDSDEEQTKKKKKNRKPEIQVDRTGDLDANGPQSVADYERLLLGEPDSSLLWLQYMAFQLELGEVEKARAIAERALRTITMGQDAEKLNVWVALLNLENTYGNDDSLEDVFKRACQYNEPQEIYERMISIYIQSGKNEKADELFGAALKKKISTQSPKFFLNFATFLFDTMAAPQRGRALLPRAIQSLPKHTHVETTTKFGQLEFRSPNGDIERGRTVFEGLLSSFPKRIDLWNVLLDLEIKAGDAEQVRRLFERVLGLQSGKKGGAAISVDESKKLKPKQARFLFKKWLAFEEKRAAAGEGDEKMVEEIKARAAAYVKSLQKEEDE